The following DNA comes from Glaciihabitans arcticus.
GAGATCCGCGAACATGCGGATGGCGGGCTCGGCCCCGACCCAGGCCGGCCATGCCGGGGAGACGTCGAAGCGGCGCGCGTTCGGCGCAAGATCCATGGTCGGGCCGTAGCAGGACTGCCAAACGTCGTCTCCCGCGTACCAGCCAGCGTTGAGCGGGGTGAGCAGAGGGTCGAATCGCGTCGAGAGCGTCATGAAGGCAACGCCGCGCGGGCAGCCGAGCCACTTGTAGGTGTGGCAGGCGGTGACGTCGAAGAGCGAGGCGTCGACGGGGTGGACGCCGGCCGCCTGGGTGACGTCGCAGAAGGTGTACGCGTTGTGCTTCTCGGCGGCCGCAAGGATCGCGGGCACATCGGCGACGACCCCGCTCGAACTCTGGATGAGCGAGAACACCACGAGCCAGGTGTCGTCGGTGATCGCTGCGGCGAATCCGTCGAGTGGAGCCGTGCGAACGGAGATCCCCGCGCGCTGCAGGAACGGGAACATGATCGACGAGAAGTCCCCGTCGACGCACAGCACCTCGGCACCCACCGGAACCCCGGCCGCCACGAGCGAGGCGATCACGGAGGTCTGCGCGCCGGTCGCGACACGGTCGGGGGTGACACCCACGAGCCGGGCGTAGTGGCCGCGGGTGCTCTCCACAACGGCGTCGTAATCCTGCGGGTCGCGCTCGGCGGCCGCCCAGAGGTCGAGGTCACGCTTCTGCGCGGTGATGGTCTCGGTGATCGGGATGCCGATCGAGGCGACGGCGAGGAATCCGGCCCCGCTCTCGTAGTTCGACTGGGCGCGGCGCAGGGATGGGGAGAGCTTCATTGATCAATTCTCCCGCGAAAGCCCGCGCTGGGTCTCGGGGGGTGGACGCATGTTCCTTGCGATTCCCCTCGGGTACGCGCGGTTTTGTTGCGAAATGGTGCGCCGGGCAGACGGATGCCCCCGCTCGGCGCGAGCGGGGGCATCCGGAAATCGACTACTTGATCTTGGTGTCTGCCTTGATCTCCTGCTTGGCGTCGTGATCGAGGTCGCCGTTGTCGAGCGACGGGATGAGCGCGACGGTGAAGGTGATCGGCGAACCGGCCTGGTAGAGGAAGTTCTGGCCGTAGGAGAACGAGGTGCCGGGAGCGAACGGGAACGGAGCCTCACCCTTGTTGGGAGCGATCGCGCTCGAGTTGACCTTCATGGCCTCGAAGGCAGCGGAATCCACAACGCTGTCCATGCCCTGCAGGTAGGGCCAGTCGGCGTACCGCGCCGAGACGTCGACGATGCTGTAGGTGAGCGGGATCTCGGCGTCGCTCGTGTTGGTCACGACATAGTTGACGTAGACGATCTCCGCGCCGACGGCGATGATCGGCTTGTTATCGTCGGGGTTGACGAATTGCCCCGTCTTCGAGGCCTCTTCGGTGCCGACCTGGTAGATGTCGACCTGGAAGTTGGTGCCCTTGACGGTGGTCAGCAGCTCACCGGGGTTGGTGACGGGCTTGGCCCACTCGGCTGCGGTGAAGTCGCCGTTGGCCTCGGGGGCTTCTTCTTCCTCTTCCTCGGCCGGTGCTTCTGCAGAGGTGTTGGGCTTCGGGTCGGCTGCGGGCGAGCAAGCGACGAGG
Coding sequences within:
- a CDS encoding aminotransferase class V-fold PLP-dependent enzyme; the encoded protein is MKLSPSLRRAQSNYESGAGFLAVASIGIPITETITAQKRDLDLWAAAERDPQDYDAVVESTRGHYARLVGVTPDRVATGAQTSVIASLVAAGVPVGAEVLCVDGDFSSIMFPFLQRAGISVRTAPLDGFAAAITDDTWLVVFSLIQSSSGVVADVPAILAAAEKHNAYTFCDVTQAAGVHPVDASLFDVTACHTYKWLGCPRGVAFMTLSTRFDPLLTPLNAGWYAGDDVWQSCYGPTMDLAPNARRFDVSPAWPAWVGAEPAIRMFADLDITEVWKYTTGLGDMLCDELGIPRQHQAIVTWADPDRTDLGKLIDAGIRASGRAGRLRASFHIFNTEEDVAAVVAALGR